In one window of Ferriphaselus amnicola DNA:
- a CDS encoding Crp/Fnr family transcriptional regulator yields the protein MHHEHYIKQNKLLAVLPKEELRSLTPYLELVLLDSGETLAESNKCSNFAYFPIDSTISLYYRLESGEVSKITMVGNEGMFSVAHIMGGETLPYFASIETTGHAFRIERSVLKKEFLRVAALRQTLLLYSQAAMTQMAQTAVCGRHHTLNQQLCLHLLLVHDNSLSDDFVLTHEAIAHMLGVRREGVTTAAGKLREDGLIDYRRGHIKVVDRSGLEKQCCECYQVVHREFYRLLGY from the coding sequence ATGCATCACGAACACTATATTAAGCAGAATAAATTGTTGGCCGTATTGCCAAAAGAAGAATTGAGAAGCTTGACTCCCTATCTTGAGTTGGTATTGCTTGACTCGGGAGAGACTCTTGCCGAGTCGAACAAGTGCAGCAATTTCGCATATTTCCCGATTGACAGCACTATCTCGCTTTACTACCGGCTTGAGAGTGGCGAAGTTTCCAAAATCACCATGGTAGGTAATGAGGGAATGTTCAGTGTCGCGCATATCATGGGTGGAGAGACTCTCCCTTATTTCGCATCCATAGAAACCACCGGGCATGCTTTCCGAATCGAGCGGAGTGTGCTGAAAAAGGAGTTTCTGCGTGTGGCTGCGCTACGCCAAACCTTATTGCTATATTCACAGGCGGCGATGACCCAGATGGCACAGACTGCTGTTTGTGGCCGTCATCACACGCTCAATCAGCAGCTATGCCTGCACCTATTGCTGGTGCATGACAACTCGCTATCCGATGACTTCGTCCTGACACACGAGGCTATTGCCCATATGCTGGGCGTGCGCCGTGAAGGTGTGACGACTGCGGCGGGAAAGTTGCGAGAAGATGGCCTAATTGACTATAGGCGTGGCCATATCAAGGTGGTGGATCGCAGCGGTCTGGAGAAGCAATGTTGCGAGTGTTATCAGGTGGTGCATAGAGAGTTCTACCGACTTTTGGGATATTGA
- the miaB gene encoding tRNA (N6-isopentenyl adenosine(37)-C2)-methylthiotransferase MiaB yields MTSKLYIKTYGCQMNEYDSDKMADVLRACEGMEPTTTPDNADVILFNTCSVREKAQEKVFSDLGRVRELKLANPNLIIGVGGCVASQEGDAIVKRAPYVDIVFGPQTLHRLPQLIAARRTSGRSQVDVSFPEIEKFDHLPAPQTTAGTAFVAIMEGCSKYCTFCVVPYTRGDEVSRPFADVMREIEMLTAQGVGEITLLGQNVNAYRGELEDGDIADFAFLIQAIAALPAVQRIRYTTSHPKEMTQRLIDLYATTPKLVSHLHLPVQCGSDRVLAAMKRGYTALEYKSVIRRLRAARSDISISSDFIIGFPGETDADFEATMKLIDDVGFDASFSFIYSPRPGTPAADMPDEVPHETKQARLQRLQVRIGELEATISASMVGSVQRVVVEGLSKKNEQELAGRTDNNRVVNFVGSPGMIGRFVDVRITQVWAHTLRGELATQT; encoded by the coding sequence GGCTGCCAGATGAACGAGTACGACTCGGACAAGATGGCGGACGTGCTACGCGCCTGCGAGGGCATGGAACCGACCACTACGCCGGATAATGCCGACGTGATCCTGTTCAACACATGTTCGGTGCGCGAGAAGGCGCAGGAAAAAGTATTTTCCGACCTAGGCCGGGTGCGCGAACTCAAGCTCGCCAATCCCAACCTAATCATCGGCGTGGGCGGCTGCGTCGCCAGCCAGGAAGGCGATGCCATCGTCAAGCGCGCACCCTATGTGGATATAGTATTCGGCCCGCAGACGCTGCACCGCTTGCCGCAACTTATCGCTGCGCGCCGCACCAGTGGCCGCTCGCAAGTCGATGTGAGCTTCCCTGAGATCGAGAAATTCGACCACCTACCCGCTCCGCAAACTACGGCTGGCACGGCTTTCGTCGCCATCATGGAAGGTTGCAGCAAGTACTGCACATTCTGCGTTGTGCCCTACACCCGTGGCGACGAGGTTTCACGCCCGTTCGCCGACGTGATGCGTGAGATCGAGATGCTAACGGCACAAGGCGTGGGCGAAATCACCCTACTGGGACAGAACGTCAACGCATATCGCGGCGAACTGGAGGACGGCGACATCGCCGACTTCGCTTTCCTGATCCAAGCCATCGCCGCCCTACCCGCCGTCCAGCGTATCCGTTACACCACCTCGCATCCCAAGGAGATGACGCAACGCCTGATCGACCTGTACGCCACCACGCCCAAGCTAGTCAGCCATCTGCACCTGCCAGTGCAATGCGGTTCCGACCGTGTACTTGCGGCGATGAAGCGCGGCTACACGGCGCTAGAATACAAGTCCGTCATCCGCCGTCTGCGCGCGGCCCGCTCAGACATTTCCATCTCTTCGGACTTCATCATCGGCTTCCCCGGCGAGACCGACGCCGATTTCGAGGCCACCATGAAATTGATCGACGATGTCGGCTTCGATGCCAGCTTCAGCTTCATCTACAGCCCTCGCCCCGGAACTCCTGCCGCCGACATGCCGGACGAAGTACCGCACGAGACCAAACAGGCACGACTGCAACGCCTGCAAGTCCGCATCGGCGAACTAGAAGCCACCATCAGCGCAAGCATGGTCGGTAGCGTTCAGCGCGTCGTGGTCGAAGGCTTGTCAAAGAAGAACGAACAAGAATTGGCTGGCCGCACCGACAACAACCGCGTGGTCAATTTCGTCGGCTCGCCCGGCATGATTGGCCGCTTCGTGGATGTGCGCATCACCCAAGTCTGGGCACACACCCTGCGCGGCGAACTAGCCACGCAAACATGA